The sequence ATGTAATGTTCGCAACCCAATCGGAAGGCCGGGGCCAGTTGAGATATTCAGCCCTCCATGATTTTCTTTCCCACACGCAGAATCGCACTTTACAGCTCCACTCAGAGCACTATGTTGATGTTTTAAGCTGCGGGCGTCGTATAACGGCTATTATGTGAGCTTCCCAAGCTTGAGACGAGGGTTCGACTCCCTCCGCCCGCACCACGCTCAAGTCACTCATAGACAATCATTTAAGACAAGATTTGAGCGGTCCAAGAATTGAGATTTAATGTCTCAATAGAGTCAGAATTCGCCTGATTTTGCCTGTTCCCGTCAAAATTTCTAGTAACTTCTAGTAACGTTTCTTGACCCGTTTTCCAAGAGGTTCGATAGTGCTTCTGTGGCCATCACGCAGAAGAAGTCCGGGAAGTGGCTATGCCGCCTGCAAATCCCCACCAGCGAAAACGACTCAGCCGGGAATCGCAAATATCGCGGGCTGCAAAAGGCCTTTGAAACGAAAGGGGCGGCGGAGGCCTGGGAAAAGCAACAACGCAACCAATACCTTTCGACCGGGCGCGACTCCACCCTGACCCTCATTCAGATCGCCGAATATCGCGAGGCCAAGGAATTGGCCGGGGCACATGACCTCAGAAGCATCGTCAAATATTGGCTGGAACATAACCCCGTTTCAGGTCGTGTGCCCGTCTCGCAAGCCATTGAGGCCTACAAGGCGTCAAAACAGTGGAACGTCTTCGCCGCTTCAACTCAGGCGACAAAATCTCACCAGCTCGGGAAATTCACTGGACGCTTCGGCAGTAGGCAACTGACGGAAATTACCATCGCCGAGGTAGAGACCTACCTGGACGGTTATGCTGAGCCCGTTACCAGAAACAACCACTTACGCACGCTGAAGGCATTTTTCAAGTGGTGTACGCTGCGCGGTATCCGCTACTTGAATGCCAACCCGATTGAGCCGATCGAAACCTTACCTGAATCATTTGACGTACCCGAGTTCATGCCACTGGAGGACGTTCGCAAGATCATGGATCAGGCAACGCAGCATGATACCACATTCATCCCCTTCCTCTCACTTGGCTTTTTTGCCGGATTGCGAACCTCTGAGATCCTGCGACTGGAGAAACGGGATTTTCTATTTCAAGACAGACGCATTAACTTGCGGGGTGAAGTTGCCAAACGCAAACGAGCCGGGAAGCCACTCGCTCGCCTGATCGAAGGGTTGCCAGCTACCCTGTGGGAATGGCTGGAGGCAATTGGCTTCGACGGAAAAATCGATGCCACCAATTACGGCCCTCGGCGCAAGAGCATCTACCGGAACGCGGGGGTTAAGTGGTTCAACTCCGCCGCAAGGCACACCTTCGCAACCTACGCCTATGCCGTTTATGACGCTGGCCAGGTTCGCAAATGGACTGGGCACCGAAACTCCGACAGCCTGCTGCTTACCCATTACGCAGGCTTAGAAGAGCGAGCACGGGGCGAACTGTACTTTCAGATAAAGCCCCCCTATCCCCAACTCCCGATACACAAGCCCGGCAATAAGTACGCTTCCCTCCCTCAATGGCCCGCCCCAGACGAACTAAGGGCAAGAGTGGCCGCTACGTCAAAATCCGAAGTGGCCCGGCAACTGGGAGTTTCTGAAACCGCGGTCCGCAAACACCTGCAACTGTTGTCGTCGTCGGATTAACCCATAAGGTCGTCCAAGTCGTCTTTCTTGAAACGGAAGGTGGTCGTGCCTTCGACGAGGTAGCCCTTGAGTTTTCCAGCCTCTCTTTTTCTGTCGATGGTCCGGGGCGATATTCCCAGGTAATCGGCGGCCTCCTGTTTGGTCATCCAGACCTTATGGTTGAGCATGGACGCGCTCTTCATTGCTTCAGTGCTGGCCTCCATCCTGGAGAGTGTGTCCTGCATTTGCCGATGTTCGCGCTGTTTACGCTGAGCCTCCCTGCGTTGCGCGGTTGCCGTCTCTTCCTCGTCAGCCCATCGGTTCATCAGTTCCCTGACTTCATCTCTGTCGATGG comes from Ruficoccus amylovorans and encodes:
- a CDS encoding tyrosine-type recombinase/integrase produces the protein MAITQKKSGKWLCRLQIPTSENDSAGNRKYRGLQKAFETKGAAEAWEKQQRNQYLSTGRDSTLTLIQIAEYREAKELAGAHDLRSIVKYWLEHNPVSGRVPVSQAIEAYKASKQWNVFAASTQATKSHQLGKFTGRFGSRQLTEITIAEVETYLDGYAEPVTRNNHLRTLKAFFKWCTLRGIRYLNANPIEPIETLPESFDVPEFMPLEDVRKIMDQATQHDTTFIPFLSLGFFAGLRTSEILRLEKRDFLFQDRRINLRGEVAKRKRAGKPLARLIEGLPATLWEWLEAIGFDGKIDATNYGPRRKSIYRNAGVKWFNSAARHTFATYAYAVYDAGQVRKWTGHRNSDSLLLTHYAGLEERARGELYFQIKPPYPQLPIHKPGNKYASLPQWPAPDELRARVAATSKSEVARQLGVSETAVRKHLQLLSSSD
- a CDS encoding helix-turn-helix domain-containing protein; protein product: MSDFSFTPPFPFEHRTSLEDLTAYQEAIDRDEVRELMNRWADEEETATAQRREAQRKQREHRQMQDTLSRMEASTEAMKSASMLNHKVWMTKQEAADYLGISPRTIDRKREAGKLKGYLVEGTTTFRFKKDDLDDLMG